One Brachyspira suanatina DNA segment encodes these proteins:
- a CDS encoding FecR domain-containing protein, translated as MLNRIFLSAILFALLFSNILLSQDISFKVTGISGLAFIERTDINKSLRAFRGSEVHSEYRLRTSSNTRVDLTLSRRGDKIGSIIVPQNTIVLVNKPISKDDNNRVSLSLLEGYIKVNINKDAGALVEIHTATTSSIVRGTSFDVAFAEDGSTIVVLDDGVVDVITDNDKEVLNPKKAYINTIDDGSKVVNQSADSDPIVFLNRGEEASREDYINTIENLMVAMENISDVNNNENFASLVNMEEGENKINDLEMKHYRMIAANEGYYNTIIKLINLYPDKKNEMTSYARKSLTLYAANQRAISKMGSAVMRSREKFDRIKKKFDERMITTSVSK; from the coding sequence ATGCTTAATAGAATATTTTTATCAGCAATATTATTTGCTTTATTATTTAGCAATATTTTATTATCACAGGATATCTCTTTTAAAGTGACAGGAATATCTGGTTTAGCTTTCATAGAAAGAACTGATATAAATAAATCACTTAGGGCTTTCAGAGGAAGTGAAGTACATAGTGAATATAGATTAAGAACATCAAGTAATACTCGTGTTGATCTTACTTTAAGCAGAAGAGGAGATAAAATAGGATCTATTATAGTTCCTCAAAATACTATAGTTCTTGTTAATAAGCCTATTTCAAAAGATGATAATAATAGAGTTTCTTTATCTTTATTAGAAGGTTACATTAAAGTTAATATAAATAAAGATGCTGGAGCTTTAGTTGAAATACACACTGCAACTACTAGTTCTATTGTGAGGGGTACAAGTTTTGATGTTGCTTTTGCAGAAGACGGTTCTACTATAGTTGTTCTAGATGATGGTGTTGTTGATGTTATTACAGATAATGATAAGGAAGTATTAAATCCGAAAAAAGCTTATATTAATACAATAGATGACGGATCTAAAGTTGTAAATCAAAGTGCTGACAGTGATCCTATAGTATTTTTGAATAGGGGAGAGGAAGCTTCAAGAGAAGATTATATAAATACTATAGAAAATTTAATGGTAGCTATGGAAAATATATCAGATGTAAATAATAATGAAAATTTTGCTTCATTAGTTAATATGGAAGAAGGAGAAAATAAGATTAATGATCTTGAAATGAAGCATTATAGAATGATAGCAGCAAATGAAGGTTATTATAATACTATAATAAAGTTAATAAATTTATATCCTGATAAGAAAAATGAGATGACTTCTTATGCAAGAAAATCATTAACATTATACGCCGCAAATCAAAGAGCTATTAGTAAAATGGGTTCGGCTGTAATGAGATCAAGAGAAAAGTTTGATAGAATAAAAAAGAAATTTGATGAAAGAATGATTACTACTTCAGTATCTAAATAA
- a CDS encoding 4'-phosphopantetheinyl transferase family protein, which produces MTYLEYSFNDNENRADARKNLENLILSMSENHYNKNNLIIEREENKKPYFKNENSLYFNGTHTSELFAVVMSNEYNVGIDAEKIRERDYFAIAKEYFYKSEIEYLKNTHKLEIDFFTIWTIKEAYIKMLGKTIFDIKNSVEVDLIEREVRNADNLFFASFILDDSYIISICFDTKNEVDLNVQDFNLNMLFAYPTLPNININM; this is translated from the coding sequence ATGACTTATTTAGAGTATAGTTTCAATGATAATGAGAATAGGGCAGATGCAAGAAAAAATTTAGAGAATTTGATTCTTTCTATGTCTGAAAATCATTATAATAAAAATAATTTAATCATAGAAAGAGAAGAAAATAAAAAACCTTACTTCAAAAATGAAAATAGTTTATATTTTAATGGTACTCATACTTCAGAATTGTTTGCTGTTGTTATGAGCAATGAATATAATGTTGGAATAGATGCTGAGAAGATAAGGGAAAGAGATTATTTTGCTATTGCTAAAGAATATTTTTATAAAAGTGAGATTGAATATCTTAAAAATACTCATAAACTAGAAATAGATTTTTTTACTATATGGACTATCAAAGAGGCATATATAAAAATGCTTGGTAAAACTATTTTTGATATAAAAAATTCTGTAGAAGTTGATCTTATTGAGAGAGAGGTAAGAAATGCTGATAATTTATTTTTTGCTTCTTTTATTTTGGATGATTCATATATAATAAGTATATGTTTTGATACAAAAAATGAAGTAGATTTAAATGTTCAAGATTTCAATTTAAATATGTTATTTGCTTATCCTACATTGCCCAATATAAATATAAATATGTAA